The Arvicola amphibius chromosome 5, mArvAmp1.2, whole genome shotgun sequence genome contains the following window.
TGGGACACTGGTAGTCAAAGTCAATGCCTCTGATTTAGACGAAGGTGTGAATGGGGATATTATGTACTCATTTTCGACGGATATTTCACCAAACGTGAAACGCAAATTCCACATAGATCCAGTTACAGGACAGATTGTTGTAAAGGGATCCATTGATTTTGAAGAATGCAAATCCTATGAAATTCTCATAGAGGGCATTGACAGAGGACAAGTCCCGCTTTCTGGACACTGTAAAGTTGTTGTAGAAGTTGAAGATATCAATGATAATGTCCCAGAGCTGGAATTCAAATCTCCATCACTTCCAATCCTAGAGAATGCTCCAGTGGGCACCGTCATCGCGCTCATCAGTGTGTCTGACAGGGACATGGGTATCAACGGGCAGGTGACCTGCTCCCTGACCCCTCATGTCCCCTTCAAGCTGGTATCCACCTTCAAGAACTACTATTCGCTCGTGCTGGACAGCGCCCTGGACAGAGAGACCACACCTGACTATAAGGTGGTGGTGACAGCCCGGGATGGGGGCTCGCCCTCGCTGTGGGCCACAGCCAGCGTGTCCGTGGAGGTGGCTGACGTGAACGACAACGCACCTGTGTTCGCGCAGCCCGAATACACGGTGTTCGTGAAGGAGAACAACCCGCCTGGTGCGCACATCTTCACGGTGACAGCGATGGACGCAGATGCGCAGGAGAACGCCCTGGTGTCCTACTCGCTGGTGGAGAGGCGGGTGGGCGAGCGCTCGCTGTCGAGCTTCGTGTCTGTGCACGCGGAGAGCGGCAAGGTGTTCGCGCTGCAGCCCCTGGACCATGAGGAGCTGGAGCTGCTGCAGTTCCAGGTGAGCGCGCGGGATGCTGGTGTGCCTTCCCTGGGCAGCAATGTGACTCTGCAGGTGTTTGTGCTGGACGAGAATGACAATGCGCCGCTGCTGTTGGAACCCGAGGCGGGAGTATCTGGTGGAGTGGTGAGCCGGCTGGTGTCAAGGTCAGTGGGTGCGGGCCATGTGGTGGCGAAGGTTCGCGCGGTGGATGCGGATTCCGGCTATAATGCATGGCTGTCTTATGAGCTACAGTCGCCGGCAGGCAATTCCCGTAGCCCTTTCCGGGTGGGTCTGTACACGGGCGAGATTAGCACCACGCGCATCTTGGATGAGGCGGATTCGCTGCGCCAGAACCTTCTGGTGCTGGTGAAGGACCATGGTGATCCAGCAATGACTGTTACCGCCACGGTGTTGGTGACGCTGGTAGAGAATGGCCAGGTACCAAAGACTCCATCACGAGTGTCCACGAGTGTCACAAACTCGGAGGCATCACTGGTAGATGTCAACGTGTATCTGATCATCGCCATCTGCGCGGTGTCCAGCCTGTTAGTGCTCACCCTGCTGCTGTACACTGCGCTGCGCTGCTCCACTGTTCCCAATGAGAGCGTGTGTGGGCCTGGAAAACCAGTAATGGTGTGCTCCAGCGCAGTGGGGAGCTGGTCGTGCTCTCAGCAAAGAAGGCAAAGGGTGTGCTCTGGGGAGTACCCACCTAAGACTGACCTCATGGCCTTCAGCCCCAGTTTGTCTGattccagggacagagaggatcAATTGCAGCCCACAGGGGATTCCTCTGGAAAGGTCAGTCTTACTATCAtctttaatttgaattttcataTGTGGTTTATCACTTTcttcacaattttatttattactggaCATGGGATTCTTGCTTGGTGGTCATTTTCCTTCAGGACTTTGAATATATCTTCTAGCATGCAAATTTTCCACTGAGATATCTTCTGATAAGCTTTATCAGCGTTCCCTTGTATATGTTCCTTGCTGCGGTCAAAATTCTCTCTTCATTGTTGACTCTTAGCAATTAGCTTGTAGATGTGGCTTTACTTAGTTTCATCCTAGCTGACCTATGTTAAGGTTCTTTGCTCTATCCATTTCATGCCCAGATTTGGAGCATTTAGGCCATACTTTCTCTAAgatttctgcttgtttttctcttctctctctgtgaaTAACAGCCCACATATTGGCTCAATTTTTATATCCCGTAAGTCTCTTAGTCCTTCTTCAGTCTTTAAggttctgttttagtttttactCTCTTCCTGAGTAAATTCAAACATTCCACCTTGGAGCTACTGTGTCTTTTCTTGGTAATGTGTGTTGCTGAATTTCATTAGTGGTCAACAACTCCATCTCTGTTGCAATTgtttttttgttaatgttttattttcttgagttcattgGACATTTTGTGTTGGTTACTTAAACACCGTCAGAATTCATTGGTCTCTGTGTCTTCACACTTGCTTTTTGTAGATAGCAGaacttcttttttgttgtcttgtttctttCCCCTGTTGTTATATGGTCTCGACATCCCCTTATTTGTAGAAAAAAACCCAGCCACCTCTCCCAATCTTTCTGGCCTACCTTTGTGCAGGTTGAGGCCCTTATTTGTCAATTGTCTAAGAACCTGGGCTCCATCCAGCCATTTGGGCAGATGTATATTCTCTGTAGTTTTATGCCAAAAGTCCTAGCAGGAGTGATGCACTGATTGCTTTTTTCCTGAGCTCATAAACGCTGCTCCCATTGGTGTGGGTTCATTGCACTGTGACTACCGTGGAGTGGGTTCATTGCACTGTGACTACCGTGGAGGGCAGTGTCCCCTCTCCACTTTCCTCTTTTCCACACAGGGTCTTTCTAGAAGGCCTGACCGCAGGGAACTCATtaagtaggccaggctgacttggaaATCACAAAGATCCTCCGACCCCTGCCCACAagggccgggattaaaggtgtgcatccacACCCAGGTgcaacattttgttgttgttctgagtcATTTCCAGGCACCTAAAACCTTCCGTGCTCTATCAGGGTGCCGATTTGGGTGACGCAGGAAAGAATTTCTTGATCTTCCCGCTGAGATGTCGTAACATTGGGTCCCTGGTccactcttctcttctcctcatgAGAGAAGCTGCTAGGGTAGGGCACCTAAACTGCAGGCCCTGTGGCCCATTGACCTCTGCTGGTTTTCCTCACTCATCAATATGCTGGCTTACACTTGTGCTCTGAGTCGTGAGACAGAGACCAACCCTTCAGGTAGTGCTCTGCCCCCTGAAACGTAGGATGCAGAATGCACGTCCcactctccatctctcctcagagagatggcGGAAGCTGTTGCTTCTCCCTGAGTGAGTGGCACCATgctgagagaaaagaatatgaagagaaGTCCTTGCATTTCTTGTCTGCTTTGGAATGGGAGTTTTGAGCTCATCTGGAGGGCAGAAGTGTCTTGCTTCATTTTTAGGTTTCTCTTGATTGGCACAAGGTGGTGTAGTCATGGCAGAGTGTCCTGTTTTAGGGAAAGAAGGGTCTGGAACCTCATACGACCCCTTCTTACTGATGTCTGTAGCTCTAATGTGAGCCTTaaagtcatattttcttttagttttctctttggtttcctaGAGATTATAATGCACACTGTGGACTTGTTAAAGCATAAACCAATACTTGTAATGTACTGTAATGTTGAGTGGACCTTGGGAAATGATTCATCTGCTCCCACTCCATGATACACTCGTGCTTTTGAATTGGGTACAGATCCTAGACATACAATGATTACTTTTGTACCGTTAATGCCCATTTATGCTCGTGTTTCttcttaaaaagttatttttcttctgaaaaagtTCTTCAGTATTTCCTTTCCTATGGTTTGATAATGAAGAAATCCCCATGTTTTTGCACGTTCAGATGTAGTATTTCAATTCCACCTTTGAGAAATAGTTTTGCTAGGTATTAAATGCTGAGTTGGCAGTTATTTTTTCCCATAACTTTCAAGATAACTTTTTTATAGTTCTTTCTTAAGAATATGACAACTGAATTTATTATTGATAGAGTgtgatttttcctctttttagctctttttaaaattctttctttgttttgaaattgtcAATAACTTTACATTACCTGATCAGCtttgatttacttttaaatttttctttgaagttaTCACAACATTTTGTATCTGTGAGTTGATACTTtatcaatttaaaattaatatttattagtaTACCTTCAAATATTGCTTCTACCTTGCATTACTCTCCTGAGAATCACAGCATATGTATGTTAAATCTTTTCTCCATATACTTCATTTTGCATCGAATTTGTGCTTTTAAGTCACTGATGCTCTTTGCTGCATGATTCTTATGTATGTTATCGCAACTTTTCCCTTACTTAGTaatgttttcttctcctcttcttcttctttgatttttttagacagtttttctgtgtagccctgaaacttgctctgtagaccaggctggcctcagactctgagatctgcttcctctgtctctggagtgttgggtttaaaggtgtggaccacatAAATGCCttactattttcttatttgtctgGACTACCATCCACATCATCAACTGAATTCTTCACTTCCATCAGTGCCCTTTCAGTTTTAAagccttgctttcctttttttaaaaattagagattttcaaaaaatttacttttgtgAATTTAATTAACACAATAATTATAGTTATTCGTGACCTCTCAGGTCATTGAATCATCTGTCACCCCATGTTTTTCTTCTCATAACCTTCTTATTAGGTCCGATAATATTGAATTGAATTCTAGATTGTACACGGAAAGCTGCAGTTGTCCTGAATGATAGTTTCTTTCAGAGAAGGATAACCTACTAAAATATTTGCTTGATGTGCAATTAGGAAATATGCTTGTCAT
Protein-coding sequences here:
- the LOC119815329 gene encoding protocadherin alpha-4, which produces MDFFWGSGQESRRLLFSFLLLAIWKGGNSQLHYSIPEEAKHGTFVGRIAQDLGLELAELVPRLFRVASKDRGDLLEVNLQNGILFVNSRIDREALCGRSAECSIHLEVIVDRPLQVFHVEVEVRDINDNPPIFPATQKNLFIAELRPLDTWFPLEGASDADIGINALLTYRLSPNDYFSLEKPSNDERVKGLGLVLRKSLDREETPEIFLLLTATDGGKPELTGSVELFVTVQDINDNSPVFDRSLYTVKLPENVPNGTLVVKVNASDLDEGVNGDIMYSFSTDISPNVKRKFHIDPVTGQIVVKGSIDFEECKSYEILIEGIDRGQVPLSGHCKVVVEVEDINDNVPELEFKSPSLPILENAPVGTVIALISVSDRDMGINGQVTCSLTPHVPFKLVSTFKNYYSLVLDSALDRETTPDYKVVVTARDGGSPSLWATASVSVEVADVNDNAPVFAQPEYTVFVKENNPPGAHIFTVTAMDADAQENALVSYSLVERRVGERSLSSFVSVHAESGKVFALQPLDHEELELLQFQVSARDAGVPSLGSNVTLQVFVLDENDNAPLLLEPEAGVSGGVVSRLVSRSVGAGHVVAKVRAVDADSGYNAWLSYELQSPAGNSRSPFRVGLYTGEISTTRILDEADSLRQNLLVLVKDHGDPAMTVTATVLVTLVENGQVPKTPSRVSTSVTNSEASLVDVNVYLIIAICAVSSLLVLTLLLYTALRCSTVPNESVCGPGKPVMVCSSAVGSWSCSQQRRQRVCSGEYPPKTDLMAFSPSLSDSRDREDQLQPTGDSSGKVSLTIIFNLNFHMWFITFFTILFITGHGILAWWSFSFRTLNISSSMQIFH